The uncultured Cohaesibacter sp. genomic sequence GTTTCAGGCACGACTTCCGGCATCGGACCACCAAAGACCGCAAGAGAGCTGGTATAGATGAAACGAGGGGCTGTCTTGAGCGCCCGGCACCCTTCCAGCAGCAAACGTGTTGCATCGACATTGATATGCAGTCCGGTGTCAAATTCCTCCTCCGACTGACCGGATAGAACCGCTGCCAGATGATAGACCCTGTCAGCGCCCTCTCCTAACGCCGCAGCGATAGCCTTCTCATCATCAATAGACCCGATCATGGACTGGATGCGGGCATCCTTCACCGGGCATTCGACCCTGTCCAGACAGACAATGCTATCAGGGCTGGTTTTGGCTCCCAACAGGGCTTCTATGAGGCGACTGCCAAGAAATCCGGCGCCACCTGTCACGACAATTCTCATAAAATCCTCCTTCTTGCATGAAATTTCCAGTGGTCATGCCGCCACCTGTCATCAATTTGCGATTATGACGTGCACACCTCTCTGCTCGATCGCTTCCACGACGGTTGGCGCTATGTGACGGTCCGTGATGACGGTTTCGAACCGCTCCAAAGGCAACATGTTGAAGGCGGCGACGACGCCATATTTCGAGGAGTCAGATACAATGACGCTGGTGCGAGCCAGTCTGGCTGCTGTCATTTTGACCGGCCGCTTCTGCTCGCTGGGCGAGGTAAGGCCTGTGATCGACCATGATGAAGTGGAAATGAAGGCAACATCGAAATTGAAGCGTTCCAGAGCTTCAGCTGTCGCATCGCCGACACAGGATTGGTTGTCCCGCTCCACCAGCCCACCGGAATGATAAAGGGTACAGTTCGAGTTTGCAGACAGATAGGCCAGTATGACAAAGTCGTTGGTCACGACCGTCAGGTCCTGTCTGTCGGCAATCAGATAGGCAATCTGCAAAGTGGTGGTTCCGGCATCCAGATAAACCAGCATGCCATCATGAACGAGCTCTGCAGCAGCCCGACCGATTGCCTTTTTCTCGTCTCCCTGTACACCGGCCTTGACCTGATGGGATGGTTCGAACATCAGCTTTTCACTCAGGCGCACCCCGCCACTGACCGAGATCACACGCCCTTCCCGTTCAAGCTTCTGGATATCGCGACGAATGGTCATGTGCGACATGTCGAGTTGTTCGGTCAGTTCGGCGATACTCATCACGCCACGTTCGGCAAGGCGTTTGAGAATGAAATGCTGGCGTTCTTCAGGGATCATGGCAATCAGTCGCTCACTTTCTGGTCAGATAGGGTTTGGCCCAGTCAAGGCCACTCTCTGTCAGGCCTCTGGGGTTGTATTCACATCCCAGATACCCCGCAAATCCAACACTGTCGAGAGCGGCAAACACAGCATCATAGTTCAACTCGCCCTCATCCGGCTCATGACGCTCCGGCACAGACGCGATCTGCACATGACCATATTTGCCTTTCAGCCGTTCAATGCGCCGCGTGATGTCACCATCCATAATCTGGGCATGATAGGTATCGAACTGAAGCTGCACGTTGTCTTTTCCAAGACGGTCGATCAGATCAAGGGCCTCATCCTGATGCGACAGGAAATAACCGGGCATATCACGGCTGTTAAGAGGCTCGATGGATATGCCGATATTGACCTTCTTTGCCTCATCGGCAGCCCAGGCGAGGTTTGACAGCCAGACAGCCTCACAAGCCTTGCGATCCTTGATCTCGCCTGTCACGCCAGACATCACATGGATGCGGGGACATTCGAGCGCCTTGGCATAGCGTAGAGCCTGTTCCACACTTTCGCGGAAGGCGGTTTCCTTGCCTGGGCAGGCTCCAAAGCCGCGCTCTCCCCCATCCCAGTCACCAGCAGGTGCATTGATCAGGGCCAGTTTGAGATCATGCTTGTCCAGCAGATCCTTGATGGTCTTTTCCGGGTAAGCATAGGGAAACAAGAACTCTACTGCCGAAAATCCGGCCTCGGCCGCTTTGGCAAATCGGTCAAGAAAAGGGACCTCGGTGAACATCATTGTAAGATTAGCAGCCAGTTTGACCATGTCATTTCCTCCTTAATTCGCAGAGTTCCTCATCGCTGAGATAGCGGACCTTCTCTCGTCTCAGGATGAAGGCGAGCTTTGCAGTTTCTTCGAGCTCCTCGGCATTATCAACGGCTTCTTCTACGTTTTCTCCAAGAACCGTCACACCATGGGAGGCCATCAGGAAAGCTTTGACTGGATGCTTTCTTGCAAGCTCTTCGAGGTCTCTTGCAATCTCCGGCGCTCCTGGCTTGTGATAGGGGATGACGGGTAGATAGCCGACCCGCATTGCATAATAGGGGGTGAAAGCCCTCAAAGCGTTATCCATCGGAAGATCCTCAAGACAGGACAATGCCGTAAGATAGGTCGAGTGCAGATGGACGATGGCTCCGGCTTCACTACGGCAATCATAAAGCGCCTTGTGAAAAATGAATTCCTTTGACGGTTTCGGACCGCTGACATGTTCTCCGTTGCTATCGATTCTAGCCAGTTGGTCGGGCGTCAGGCGCCCAAGACTGGACCCGGTCGGTGTGACGAGAAAACCGCCATCTTCGGTCCGGACCGAAACATTGCCAGCACCGCCAACCGCATAACCCCGTTTGAACAGACTAAGGCACAGCGTGCAAAGGCGTTCCCTTTTATCCTTGTCAGTCATAATAGCCTCTGTTTGTTGCACATGTGGTTTCATTGCTCCGGCTGACAGTCCTCAAAGAAGGACACCGCACCAAAGTTGCCCGACTTGAGAGCCAGGGAATAGGGTTTGTCGAGTGCCCGCACCCAAGGCACCCCGGGGGCAATCTGAGGGCCTATAGCGAACCCGCTGACACCAAGCGCCTGGACGACCGCCCCGGATGTCTCGCCACCAGCCACGACAAAGCGTCTGATCCCGCCTTCGGCAAGCCGGGCTGCGACCTCGGCAAAACATGCCTCGATGGCAGCAGACGCCGCAGATCCGAATGACTGCTGAATTTTTGCGAGCTGGTCTGGATCCGCTGTGGCGTAGAGCATCGGAGCAAAGCCGTTCTGCGGCACGTCTTGCTCAAGCACCCAGCCAGCCAATTCCTTGCCATAGGAGACGGGATTGGCCACACATTTCTGCGGATCTACCACCTGCGATGGAGCCTTATCCCTATAGGCAGCCACCTGCCGATTGGTCATCTGAGAGCACGAACCGGAGATCACCACCCCACGCCCGTCAAGTGGCGCTCCTGCCAGCGCAGCTGCGTCGCAATTCGGCGCCGTATCGGACAAAAGCAAACTGCGTGCCATACCGGCAGCAAGCCCGGATCCGCCCGTCGTTAGGGGCATATCAATCACGGCTTTCCCAAGAATGTCGAGATGATGATCGGATGTCGCATCGAGCACCATGTAGCGTTTGCCTTCATCGCCGGCTTTCTTGAGGGCTTGACGTACGGCTTCCTCGCCCTGTTCAATGATTTCGGTCGTCACCACGCCGCAAGAGCCGCTTGCCTGTGCCTCCATCAGGCGCACAAGCGAACTGTCGCGCATAGGGGTGATGGGATGATCACGCATCCCGGATTCCGAGAGCAACAGATCGCCGACAAACAGATACCCCTTATAGATGCTCCGTCCATTGACCGGCAAAGCCGGACAGATGACCGTAAGGTTGCTTCCCAGAGCATCAAGCAAAGCATCAGCAACCGGTCCGATATTGCCCTTGGCCGTTGAATCAAAGGTCGAGCAATATTTTTGATAGATGCGGTTGCAGCCGTGTTTCTGAAGCCATTTCAAGGCAGCCAGACTGTCTGCAACCGCATCCTGCGGGGGACAGGAACGTGATTTCAATGAAATGACGACCGCCTCACTATCGACCGTCAGATTGTCAGCAGGGACATCAATCAATTGCGTGGTAGGAAGGCCATTGGCAACCAGAAAACCGGCAATATCTGTGGCCCCTGTGAAGTCGTCCGCAATCACACCAAACCGAATAGCCATCACTTTCCCTCCGGCAGTTCTATGCCAGCAAAGGTCTTGATGACCGCGCTGTCATCCAGACCGCCATATCCCGCATTGCTAGCGCCAAGGAACATGCCGTAGGCGGTGGAAGCGAGCGGTAACGGGAATTTCAGCGACCGCCCCGTATCGGTCACAAGGCCGAGATCCTTGACGAAAATATTGACGGCAGAGCGCGGCGTATAGTCTCCCTCCACCACATGTTTCATGCGGTTCTCAAACATCCAGGAATTACCGGCAGCATGGGTGACCACGTCATACATAATATCAAGCGGAATACCGGCTTTTGCAGCAAGAGCCATCGCTTCGGCACCAGCGGCAATATGCACACCGGCCAGCAGCTGATGGATGATCTTGACTGTCGAACCCAGCCCGATTTCCTCACCGATTTCATAAACGGAGCTAGCGGTTGCATCGAGCACCGGCTTGAGAGCCTCAAACGCTTGCTTTGGGCCAGACGCCATCACAGTCATTTCGCCATCAGCAGCCTTGACCGGACCTCCAGAGACCGGAGCATCCAGCACATGAAGGCCAAGGGCCTCCAACTCATTGGCAAGAGCCTTCGCATCATCGGACGACTGGGTGCAGCTGAGCATGACTGATGCTCCCTTCTCCAGCGCATGCGCAACGCCTTTCTCACCGAGCAATGCCTGACGGGCCTGTGCCGCGTTAACCACCAGAACAACAACCGCATTGATGGGTTTGGGCAACTTCGAAACACAGTCAGCCACGGCTTCGGCGCCCTGCTCCGCGAACGCCTTGCGCCGCCCTTCATCAAGATCGATGCCACATGTGGCAAGGCCTGCACGGGCGCAGGATACGGCTGCCCCCATTCCCATGGAGCCAAGCCCCACAACGCAGACTCGATATCCGGATCCTGCTGGCATTTTTTCCTCCTTGAATTTTAGTCTCTTCACAGAAAATCACACACCTTTGGCGCCAGCAACAAAAAATCACAATTTTTAAAGAAAAATAACAATAATTGACATAATTATTCTAATAAGCGCGGGTATTTACGTATAAAATGTGAAATTATGTTAAACTTCCAATATTTAATCAACCAATTTCACAAACCGACTCGAGCGCGGGGAATGCCACGAGACCATGGTTCGACAATTTGATTTGTTCGTAATATTCTTGTCTTGAAGCAACAAGCATGCGGAGCATTTGGCTTTCGACGCTGCTTAACCTGTCCAAGTCTTTGCGGTCTAGCATGATGTATCATCATGAAAAATGCCCATCTAGGAGTGATATGAGCAATCGCGACTGATGTAACATTTCGAATGGGGTGCCCGCCAATTCTGCGGACAAAGAAGACATGAACTGATAAGACAGGAGTGTTCTATATTTCACGATCAGTGCTATCTGGGATTAATAAAATGAGCGAAGAATGCGTGTTCTGCAGGATTGCCAAATCCGAAATTAAAGTGCACGAGGTATATCGGGATGAAGATTTGGTCGCATTTTTGGATATAGGGCCGATCAGGCCTGGGCATATCCAGATCATTCCAATCCAGCACTACGATTACTTTGACGATTTGCCATCTGATATTGCCCATAAGATTATAGATTTAGGTCAGAAAATTGCTCGCCGACAGAAATCTCTTTTCAGCGTAAAGAGGGTCGCTCTTCTTTTCACTGGCGGCGACATCGCCCACGCACACTGTCATCTTGTACCAATGGTTGAGGAGACTGACATCACTTCTGCTCGATACATAGTTGAAGAGAATCTGACCTATAAACCACGTCCCCACCCCGGCGATGAAGAACTAGCAAAAATTGCGACAAGTCTGTCAAAGGAATTCAAAGTTCCCGATCTGGAACATTAATAGAAAACAACGATCCGTGCTCTTGATCAACGATCCCGGTCTTTTGCATTGAAATAGGACCGGCGCCAAATCTCGTGACGACGTTGTCGTATTGGTTTCCCTAAAGTGGCGATAAGGCGGATTGAAAATGGGATATCGCAGGATTCTGCCATAACATGACACGAATCTGGGCCGAGTATTGATCAACGGTTTTTCACCGGAACAGCCCTTAGCGGCCCCAATCAACGAACTTACGAGCCATCTGATATGAGGGTTGGAACACTCGCGAAAGAAGCTCTGAGATGACCAGACCAAAATCCAAAGCGGAACTGCTCGATGCCGCAGACAAACAGTTTGAGAAGTTGTTGGCGTTGATCGCTTCAATGAGCGAGGCCGAAACCTCTGCGACCCTTTACTATGGTCAAGGCTTTGTGGGTAAAGAGGCCCACTGGGCTCGTGACAAAAACCTGCGCGATGTGTTGGTTCACTTGTATGAATGGCACCAGCTCTTGCTCAACTGGGTTGCAGCGAACCAAAATGGAGAGGGCAAGCCTTTCCTGCCTGCGCCATATAACTGGAAGACCTACGGCCAAATGAATGTTGAGTTCTGGCGCAAACATCAAGGTACCTCATATGAGGAATCCATGCGGCTACTCCGCAAGAGCCATCAACAAGTCATAGAACTGATCGATAGCCTCAGCAACCAAGAGCTGTTTGAAAAGAAATATTTCGATTGGACAGGCACGACAACACTCGGCTCCTATTGCGTGTCAGCGACTTCAAGTCATTATGCTTGGGCGATTAAGAAAATTAGAGCGCACATCAAGGCGCTCAGAGCAGAAAAGAAAGTCATAGAGGATCCGAGATAGAGTGTGTTCGAAACGATCTGACGCATAGCTATAGCTTTGAGGCTGACCAATGATGAATGATGAGCAGTCGCGACCCAAAAACCACTGCATCTCCACCTTTTTTAAGCCTAGGGCGCCCTTTGCCTCAAAAGAGGGTTGTGCGACTGTCTTGATCATGCAACTCAAGAATTGACGATATCCACTTTACTCGAACCGAAACGCGTCAGACTTTCATGATTTTTGTGCCACTGTCCTTTATTGTCACCTTGCCTCTGCTCATCCTGTTTGTCTTGATGATATGGACCAATGATGAACAGCCACGAAACTGGCCTTTTCTGCTGCTGATCCTGTTGTCGGCAATGCAATCGATTCTGATGGGCATGCGTTTCGGCTATCATTTACAATGGGCTGGCTTGGTCACGCCGCTATTCGCAACCATAATGCCCGTGTTTGTCTACCGCGGCGCCCTGCATTTTACCGGCTCAGTTCAAAAGCAGAGCTTGCCCGCGCTCATGCTGCATGCCCTGCCGGCAGCCATCATGCTGGTTTTGCTGCTGATACCTTTGCCGCTGTTCATCGATGGGACGATCATTCTGATCTTTATTGTCTATGCACTGCTCATCCTTCACAGAGTGTGGCGCGGCCCCGATGAACTTCGCCTTGCCTCTCTGGAAAGCGCAGGCTCGGCGCATCGTGCGCTCCTCTATAGCGCATTCGTCCTGATCTTCTCGGCCATTCTTGATATTTTCATCAGCATCAATGCCGTCTTTTATGACGCACGCTGGATGGCACTGGCCGCCTCGATGGGCAGCATCGGCACTCTTCTGTTTCTCTCCATTGCAGTTGCAGCCGCCAGTCGCAGCCGCGCAACACCGGACGCCCTTCGTGGCTCGGACGCTGCGGCGCAGGAAGACGAAACCGAATCCTTCCAAGACGAGGAAGATATAAAGACCATGGCCGCCATCGAGATCCTGATGAGCGAAAAACACATTTATCGTGATCTGGATCTCAACCTTGATCGTCTTGCGCGAAAGGCTCTCATCCCCTCCCGGCAGATATCAGCCGCGATCAATCGAAGGACGGGCAAAAATGTCTCCCAATATGTCAACGATTTCCGCATTGCAGAAGCCTGTGAGCGACTTTTGACTGATGCCGAGCCTGTGACAACCATCATGTTCGACGTCGGATTTCAGACCAAATCCAACTTCAACCGGGAATTCCGCCGCGTGACAGGCATGACGCCCTTGCAGTGGCGAAAGGCCCAGTCGGCAGGGTCTCAGACAGGCGAAGCATCCCGTCAATGAGGCCTGAAAAGGACTAAATCGCGATTCAGTTCGTATTATTTCATGATTGAGGTCGCGCCTCTGTGGTGCGGTGCCGATGTTGGATGCGTCAAGCACGCACACCAACCCCGGACCTCGATAGAATGAACATGATCACCGAACAGGAGCGCAAAATCGCCCAGACGCTGCGCGCGCTCTCAGACAATGACCCCGTCGATCCGCCGACGCATAAAGCGCAGTCCTCGGCGCGGCACTCCGTCTTCAGCAAAAGGGTGCTTTTGCTCACTACAGGCGCAATCCTCATCATCGCATCGGTCGCTACGTTAAAGCCCGATCTGCCCACTGCCTTTCACGAAATGCTGGGCGCGCCAGACAAAACACCACTCTCCCAAACAGCGCAGCAAACCACGCCCAAATCAATAGAGGAGAGCATGGTCAATGCCCTCCAGCCGACGCCCCTAGCGGCAAGCCATGCGCAAGTAACAGGCTCGGGCTATGTGATTGCGCCCGACAAAGTGACGTTGTTCGCCAAATATGCGGGCCGCATTACGGCGGTCTTGGTCAAGCCGGGCGATACGGTGACCACTGGTCAGGCGCTTGTCACACTCGATGATCTCGATCTCCGCCTTGCTGTGCAACAAGCCAGAGCTTCAAGAAAGGCAGCCATACTCGCCCTTGAAGCGACCCGCATCGCATCTTCTGACAAGGATGCCGCCTTCAAACGGAATAGAGGGCTCAACAAACGCGGGATCGTCTCAGACACGGATCTTCAAAAAGCGAGAGTTGCGGCCCTCGAAGCAGCGAACAGGATGGAACAGGCCCGCGTTGCCGCGGACAAGAGCGCGCTTGACCAGCAAGACGCCGAGGCAAAGCTTGCCAACCTCACCATTCGAGCGCCGATTTCAGGCACCGTGCTGCAAGTCACCGCAAAAAAGGGCGACAGAGTGCCGGATTTTGCCGACGCCCTCCGCTCCGGCGGGCTTGTTACGATCGCCCGGTTTGATCAGCTGGTGATCGATGCCGATGTAGCGGAAAAGGCGGTCGGCGGCCTTGCCTCCGGACAGTTGGGCGAGGCCACTCTTGACGCTTTTGCCGACCAGCCCTTTGACGTCGCCATCCAGCGCATCGCCCCGGAGGTCAACAGCGCCAAGGGCACCGTCAGCCTTCGGCTTGTGCCGAAAGATCCACCTGCCGGCATCCGCCCCGGCATGGCGGCCCGCATTCGCATCACCCTGACCAAGCCTGACCCTTCCTTCAATCAGCAACAAGGAACTCAACAGCCATGACTGGACACAGCAATTCAGACCCGTTTATCGCCCTTCGCAAGGTCACCAAAGGCTACCGGACGGGCAAGGAACACCTGACCATCTTTGACAAGATGGATCTGACCATCGAACGCGGCGAATTTGTCGCCGTGATGGGGCCATCAGGCTCGGGCAAATCGACCCTTCTTAATCTGCTTGCCGGTATCGACCGGCCTGATGAGGGCGAAATCCACATCAATGGACACCGGCTCGACCATATGGGGGAAGCGGCCCGCTCCGGTTGGCGCGCGCATCAACTCGGCATCGTCTTTCAGTTCTATAATCTTCTGCCGATGCTCAATGCGGCGGAAAATGTTGAATTGCCGTTGCTTTTGAAACCGTTGTCAGCGCGAGCAAGACGGGAGCGGGTGGAAAAGGTGCTCGACCTTGTCGGCCTTGGCGGTCGGGGGAGGCAAAATCCTGCCTCCATGTCCGGCGGCCAACAGCAGCGTGTCGGCATTGCCCGCGCCATCGTCAGTGATCCGGCGCTGCTGTTGTGCGATGAACCGACCGGTGATCTTGATCGCAAATCGGCCGACGACGTATTGGCCATGCTGGGGTTCCTCAACCGGGAGTTGGGCAAGACCATCGTCATGGTAACCCATGATGGCGAGGCCGCGGTCAAGGCTGGCCGGACGCTGCATCTCGACAAGGGCGTCTTTATCGAACAGATGGAGATGGCGTCATGAGTTTTTTCAAACTTGCACGCAAAAGTGCCCTGCGCAAACCTCTGCGCAGCCTGTTGCTGATCCTGTCTGTGGGGATGGCCTTTCTGATCCATGGCGTCACGGCCAGTTTCATCAATGGCACCCAAGGCACCGAGGCGGCCAGTGATACGCTTCTGGGAGTAATGAGTGCCACAGGCGGGCCATTGCCCATGGCCTATTTGCCCCGCATTGAAGCACTGGAGGGTGTGGCTGCGGTCAGCCCGGTCATGCGGCTGCGTGGCAGCGTCGGAGATGCCCGCAATGTCATTGCCGTCACCGCAGGTGACCCGGCGCGGCTAATGGAAGTGAGTGGCAAGGAACTGGGCCTCACGCCCGCCTTAAGCGGGGCGCTTCAGACCGGACGAGACAAAGTGCTTGTCGGGCGGGCGCTGGCAACAGCGCAAAACTGGACAGTTGGTGACCGGCTGACCTTGAAGGCCTTTCACGTCAAGCATCGCGGCGAAGATCCCGATTGGCACTTTGAGATTGCCGGCATTTTTGACGGCGCCAGCCCCAGCACCGACACCTATTTCATGATTGCCCAATATGACTATATCAATCTGGGCAGAGAGCGAGGGGCAGACACGGCATCAACCTTTGCTCTCAAACCGGATGCCCATGTCCCCCCACAAAAGCTCGCAGCCGACATTGATACGCTTTTCGCCAATTCTGCCGCACCAACCCGCACCATGTCGGAAAAGCAGTTTCTGAGCGCCTTTCTCAGCCAATATGCCGATGTTAAACAGGTGGTCACGCTGGTGGTGGGCGCCTCCTTCATCACGCTGTTGATGATTGTCACCAACACCATGATTTTCGCCTTGCGCGAACGGCGCTTCGAGATCGGGGTGCTGAAAGTGCTCGGCCTTCGCTCTTGGCATATTCTGCTCATGGTGCTTGCCGAGGCTCTATTGGTCTTTGCCATCGGCGGTCTCATCGGCCTTGGCCTTGCGAAAGTGGCGAGCCTCCTCGCTCCTGCTGAGTTGGGGCTCGTGCTTGGACTGTCCACCGCTCTTCAGTCCGCGCTCTTCATTATCCTACTCGGTTTGATCGCCGGCCTATTGCCTGCCTTGTCGGCCATGCGCACGCCGATCCAGTCCGCTTTTAAAATGAGGTAACCTCCATGCTGTTTTTTATCAGACAATGTGTGGCGACGAGCCGCGCCACCCTTCTCAGCCTGCCGCGACGCCTTGCGATTTCCCTCTCGATGGTCGGCTCGATCATGCTGGTCGTGTGTGTCCTGTGCGGATTTCTGGCCATGGCACAGGGCTTTGAGGGCGCGCTCAAGAGCGCGGGATCGAGCCAGATTGCAATCATTCTTGGTGGCGGCACCAATAGCGAGGCCAATTCAGACCTTTCGGCCGATACAGTGCGC encodes the following:
- a CDS encoding efflux RND transporter periplasmic adaptor subunit; its protein translation is MNMITEQERKIAQTLRALSDNDPVDPPTHKAQSSARHSVFSKRVLLLTTGAILIIASVATLKPDLPTAFHEMLGAPDKTPLSQTAQQTTPKSIEESMVNALQPTPLAASHAQVTGSGYVIAPDKVTLFAKYAGRITAVLVKPGDTVTTGQALVTLDDLDLRLAVQQARASRKAAILALEATRIASSDKDAAFKRNRGLNKRGIVSDTDLQKARVAALEAANRMEQARVAADKSALDQQDAEAKLANLTIRAPISGTVLQVTAKKGDRVPDFADALRSGGLVTIARFDQLVIDADVAEKAVGGLASGQLGEATLDAFADQPFDVAIQRIAPEVNSAKGTVSLRLVPKDPPAGIRPGMAARIRITLTKPDPSFNQQQGTQQP
- the ltnD gene encoding L-threonate dehydrogenase; this encodes MPAGSGYRVCVVGLGSMGMGAAVSCARAGLATCGIDLDEGRRKAFAEQGAEAVADCVSKLPKPINAVVVLVVNAAQARQALLGEKGVAHALEKGASVMLSCTQSSDDAKALANELEALGLHVLDAPVSGGPVKAADGEMTVMASGPKQAFEALKPVLDATASSVYEIGEEIGLGSTVKIIHQLLAGVHIAAGAEAMALAAKAGIPLDIMYDVVTHAAGNSWMFENRMKHVVEGDYTPRSAVNIFVKDLGLVTDTGRSLKFPLPLASTAYGMFLGASNAGYGGLDDSAVIKTFAGIELPEGK
- a CDS encoding ClbS/DfsB family four-helix bundle protein; this translates as MTRPKSKAELLDAADKQFEKLLALIASMSEAETSATLYYGQGFVGKEAHWARDKNLRDVLVHLYEWHQLLLNWVAANQNGEGKPFLPAPYNWKTYGQMNVEFWRKHQGTSYEESMRLLRKSHQQVIELIDSLSNQELFEKKYFDWTGTTTLGSYCVSATSSHYAWAIKKIRAHIKALRAEKKVIEDPR
- a CDS encoding DeoR/GlpR family DNA-binding transcription regulator, with protein sequence MIPEERQHFILKRLAERGVMSIAELTEQLDMSHMTIRRDIQKLEREGRVISVSGGVRLSEKLMFEPSHQVKAGVQGDEKKAIGRAAAELVHDGMLVYLDAGTTTLQIAYLIADRQDLTVVTNDFVILAYLSANSNCTLYHSGGLVERDNQSCVGDATAEALERFNFDVAFISTSSWSITGLTSPSEQKRPVKMTAARLARTSVIVSDSSKYGVVAAFNMLPLERFETVITDRHIAPTVVEAIEQRGVHVIIAN
- a CDS encoding ABC transporter permease, with product MSFFKLARKSALRKPLRSLLLILSVGMAFLIHGVTASFINGTQGTEAASDTLLGVMSATGGPLPMAYLPRIEALEGVAAVSPVMRLRGSVGDARNVIAVTAGDPARLMEVSGKELGLTPALSGALQTGRDKVLVGRALATAQNWTVGDRLTLKAFHVKHRGEDPDWHFEIAGIFDGASPSTDTYFMIAQYDYINLGRERGADTASTFALKPDAHVPPQKLAADIDTLFANSAAPTRTMSEKQFLSAFLSQYADVKQVVTLVVGASFITLLMIVTNTMIFALRERRFEIGVLKVLGLRSWHILLMVLAEALLVFAIGGLIGLGLAKVASLLAPAELGLVLGLSTALQSALFIILLGLIAGLLPALSAMRTPIQSAFKMR
- a CDS encoding AraC family transcriptional regulator, which codes for MIFVPLSFIVTLPLLILFVLMIWTNDEQPRNWPFLLLILLSAMQSILMGMRFGYHLQWAGLVTPLFATIMPVFVYRGALHFTGSVQKQSLPALMLHALPAAIMLVLLLIPLPLFIDGTIILIFIVYALLILHRVWRGPDELRLASLESAGSAHRALLYSAFVLIFSAILDIFISINAVFYDARWMALAASMGSIGTLLFLSIAVAAASRSRATPDALRGSDAAAQEDETESFQDEEDIKTMAAIEILMSEKHIYRDLDLNLDRLARKALIPSRQISAAINRRTGKNVSQYVNDFRIAEACERLLTDAEPVTTIMFDVGFQTKSNFNREFRRVTGMTPLQWRKAQSAGSQTGEASRQ
- a CDS encoding aldolase; translated protein: MTDKDKRERLCTLCLSLFKRGYAVGGAGNVSVRTEDGGFLVTPTGSSLGRLTPDQLARIDSNGEHVSGPKPSKEFIFHKALYDCRSEAGAIVHLHSTYLTALSCLEDLPMDNALRAFTPYYAMRVGYLPVIPYHKPGAPEIARDLEELARKHPVKAFLMASHGVTVLGENVEEAVDNAEELEETAKLAFILRREKVRYLSDEELCELRRK
- the otnI gene encoding 2-oxo-tetronate isomerase; the protein is MVKLAANLTMMFTEVPFLDRFAKAAEAGFSAVEFLFPYAYPEKTIKDLLDKHDLKLALINAPAGDWDGGERGFGACPGKETAFRESVEQALRYAKALECPRIHVMSGVTGEIKDRKACEAVWLSNLAWAADEAKKVNIGISIEPLNSRDMPGYFLSHQDEALDLIDRLGKDNVQLQFDTYHAQIMDGDITRRIERLKGKYGHVQIASVPERHEPDEGELNYDAVFAALDSVGFAGYLGCEYNPRGLTESGLDWAKPYLTRK
- a CDS encoding ABC transporter ATP-binding protein, translating into MTGHSNSDPFIALRKVTKGYRTGKEHLTIFDKMDLTIERGEFVAVMGPSGSGKSTLLNLLAGIDRPDEGEIHINGHRLDHMGEAARSGWRAHQLGIVFQFYNLLPMLNAAENVELPLLLKPLSARARRERVEKVLDLVGLGGRGRQNPASMSGGQQQRVGIARAIVSDPALLLCDEPTGDLDRKSADDVLAMLGFLNRELGKTIVMVTHDGEAAVKAGRTLHLDKGVFIEQMEMAS
- a CDS encoding HIT family protein, producing the protein MSEECVFCRIAKSEIKVHEVYRDEDLVAFLDIGPIRPGHIQIIPIQHYDYFDDLPSDIAHKIIDLGQKIARRQKSLFSVKRVALLFTGGDIAHAHCHLVPMVEETDITSARYIVEENLTYKPRPHPGDEELAKIATSLSKEFKVPDLEH
- the otnK gene encoding 3-oxo-tetronate kinase — its product is MRFGVIADDFTGATDIAGFLVANGLPTTQLIDVPADNLTVDSEAVVISLKSRSCPPQDAVADSLAALKWLQKHGCNRIYQKYCSTFDSTAKGNIGPVADALLDALGSNLTVICPALPVNGRSIYKGYLFVGDLLLSESGMRDHPITPMRDSSLVRLMEAQASGSCGVVTTEIIEQGEEAVRQALKKAGDEGKRYMVLDATSDHHLDILGKAVIDMPLTTGGSGLAAGMARSLLLSDTAPNCDAAALAGAPLDGRGVVISGSCSQMTNRQVAAYRDKAPSQVVDPQKCVANPVSYGKELAGWVLEQDVPQNGFAPMLYATADPDQLAKIQQSFGSAASAAIEACFAEVAARLAEGGIRRFVVAGGETSGAVVQALGVSGFAIGPQIAPGVPWVRALDKPYSLALKSGNFGAVSFFEDCQPEQ